In Gossypium raimondii isolate GPD5lz chromosome 12, ASM2569854v1, whole genome shotgun sequence, a single window of DNA contains:
- the LOC105762881 gene encoding SUMO-activating enzyme subunit 2: MASEEQISAIKGAKVLMVGAGGIGCELLKTLALSGFQDIHIIDMDTIEVSNLNRQFLFRQSHVGQSKAKVARDAVLRFRPNISITPYHANVKESRFNVDFYKEFDVVLNGLDNLDARRHVNRLCLAADVPLVESGTTGFLGQVTVHLKGKTECYECQAKPAPKTYPVCTITSTPSKFVHCIVWAKDLLFAKLFGDKNLENDLNVRSSDATNLSEHSEDVFECRKGEDIEQYGRRIYDHVFGHNIEVALSNEETWKNRNKPCAIYSKDVFPDKLTKENGKTEKGSTTEDVSAMASLGLKNPQDVWSLAENSRVFYESLRLFFSKRQKEIGNLTFDKDDQLAVEFVTAAANIRASSFGIPLHSLFEAKGIAGNIVHAVATTNAIIAGLIVIEAIKVLKKDSNNYRMTYCLEHPSKKLLLMPVEPYEPNKSCYVCSETPLSLEVNTHHSKLRDFVEKIVKAKLGMNFPVIMSGASIIYEVGEDLEEDMVAIYAANLEKALSELPSPVISGTVLTVEDLQQEFSCRINIKHREEFDEEKEPDGMLLSGRVEAPVDKNSNKPIGNGESTSSALSTEEIQEGERDVEIQETSESAENVTGKKRKLSEVSKGSIPDHSGLPDESSRNQNQLEKLDVDDEDDELIISNDWESLTKKKRL; encoded by the exons ATGGCTTCTGAAGAACAAATATCCGCCATTAAG gggGCGAAAGTACTTATGGTAGGGGCAGGAGGTATTGGTTGTGAGCTTCTCAAGACTCTCGCTCTTTCTGGGTTTCAAGATATTCATATA ATTGACATGGACACTATTGAAGTCAGCAACCTGAATAGACAATTTTTGTTTCGACAATCCCATGTTGGGCAGTCTAAGGCCAAG GTTGCTCGAGATGCGGTCTTAAGATTCAGGCCCAACATAAGCATTACACCATACCATGCAAATGTTAAGGAGTCTCGCTTTAATGTTGATTTCTATAAAGAGTTTGATGTTGTTCTGAATGGGCTTGATAACTTAGATGCAAGGCGCCATGTAAACCGTCTTTGCTTGGCAGCTGATGTCCCACTGGTTGAAAGTGGGACCACAGGGTTCTTGGGACAG GTTACTGTACATTTGAAGGGGAAAACGGAGTGCTATGAGTGTCAGGCAAAACCTGCCCCAAAGACTTATCCTGTCTGTACAATTACGAGCACTCCCTCAAAG tTTGTTCATTGTATTGTGTGGGCAAAGGACCTCCTTTTTGCAAAGTTGTTTGGGGACAAGAATCTGgaaaatgatttgaatgtgCGCTCTAGTGATGCTACAAACTTGTCTGAACATTCTGAGGATGTATTTGAATGTAGAAAGGGCGAAGATATAGAACAATATGGAAGAAGAATATATGATCATGTATTTGGTCATAACATAGAAGTGGCATTGTCTAATGAAGAAACTTGGAAAAACCGTAACAAACCGTGTGCTATATATAGTAAGGATGTCTTTCCTGATAAACTAActaaagagaatggaaaaacaGAAAAAGGTAGTACAACAGAAGATGTCTCTGCCATGGCATCTCTGGGCTTGAAGAATCCTCAAGATGTATGGAGCCTTGCTGAGAATTCAAGAGTTTTCTACGAGTCTTTGAGATTATTTTTCTCGAAGAGACAAAAG GAAATTGGGAACCTGACTTTTGATAAGGATGATCAGTTGGCTGTGGAATTTGTTACTGCTGCTGCAAATATTAGGGCTTCTTCTTTTGGGATTCCTTTACATAGTCTTTTTGAAGCTAAAGGAATAGCCGGTAATATTGTGCATGCTGTGGCAACGACAAATGCTATCATAGCTGGATTAATCGTGATTGAAgcaattaaagttttaaaaaaggATAGCAACAATTACAG GATGACATATTGTCTGGAACATCCTTCAAAAAAGTTGCTTCTAATGCCTGTAGAACCCTACGAACCTAACAAGTCTTGCTATGTTTGTTCAGAG ACACCACTATCGCTTGAGGTTAACACTCATCATTCTAAGTTGAGGGATTTTgttgaaaagattgttaaagcCAAACTTGGCATGAATTTTCCAGTAATTATGTCGGGAGCAAGTATTATTTATGAAGTTGGTGAAGATCTTGAAGAGGATATGGTAGCAATTTATGCTGCAAACCTTGAGAAA GCCTTATCAGAGCTGCCTTCTCCAGTTATTAGTGGGACTGTACTTACCGTAGAGGATCTACAACAGGAGTTCTCATGCAGGATCAATATCAAGCATAG GGAAGAATTTGATGAGGAGAAGGAACCTGATGGAATGCTTCTCTCTGGACGGGTTGAAGCTCCTGTGGATAAGAACAGTAATAAGCCTATTGGGAATGGTGAAAGTACATCCAGTGCTTTGTCAACGGAGGAGATTCAGGAGGGTGAGAGGGATGTTGAAATTCAGGAAACTTCTGAGTCGGCTGAAAATGTTACtgggaagaaaagaaaactgtCTGAGGTTTCCAAAGGCAGTATTCCAGATCATTCAGGTCTTCCTGATGAAAGTAGTAGAAATCAAAACCAACTTGAAAAGCTTGATGTTGATGATGAGGATGATGAACTCATCATATCTAATGATTGGGAATCACtcaccaaaaagaaaaggttgtaA